In the genome of Nitrospira sp. MA-1, one region contains:
- a CDS encoding GMC family oxidoreductase, which produces MIEKFDLIIVGTGFASSFFLDAYLAKANPTTRILVLERGRLDTHAWQVKNRRNTSQDQNDTFINKHPQKKWIFTPSFGGGSNCWWGVTPRMMPNDFRMQSVYGVSVDWPISYEELEAFYAQTEEIMSISGPDDGSPFPRSTPYPQPPHRFTDPDKVLKEAYPDLFFHLPTARASKSTPNRPRCCATGVCNLCPINAKFTILNEMNHLYEDSRVTLILEATVQTVETKGGVATGVSYLKDGVVSQAGAEIVVLGGNAIFNPHILHRSNIRHPLLGKYLDEQIALKVSIDLHGLNNFQGSTSNTGHGYMLYDGEHRREHAGCLIETWNTPNDLRVEQGKWQQRLILRVIYENLPRQQNYVKYDQDNPDLPETVYTGPSDYALKGMEKLPSILPGLLGPLPVENVLISDRPHSTEAHILGTTVMGHDPQTSVIDKHLIHHQVRNLLVLGSGAFPTVAPANPTLTISALSLWAAHHLLN; this is translated from the coding sequence ATGATAGAAAAATTTGATCTGATTATAGTCGGTACAGGTTTCGCTTCATCATTTTTTTTAGATGCTTACCTTGCCAAAGCCAATCCAACCACACGCATTTTAGTCTTGGAACGAGGGCGATTAGATACCCATGCTTGGCAAGTAAAGAATCGACGTAATACGAGCCAAGATCAAAATGACACCTTTATAAATAAACATCCACAAAAGAAGTGGATATTCACGCCAAGTTTTGGTGGTGGTTCGAATTGTTGGTGGGGCGTAACGCCAAGGATGATGCCCAATGATTTTCGGATGCAGTCTGTCTACGGGGTGAGTGTTGATTGGCCTATAAGCTATGAGGAACTAGAGGCATTTTACGCTCAAACCGAAGAAATTATGTCTATTTCTGGCCCTGACGATGGGTCACCCTTTCCCCGAAGCACACCCTACCCCCAACCTCCACATCGCTTTACAGACCCAGATAAAGTTTTGAAGGAGGCCTATCCTGATCTCTTTTTCCATTTACCCACCGCACGTGCCAGCAAATCTACTCCTAATCGTCCCCGGTGTTGCGCTACCGGTGTCTGTAATTTATGTCCAATCAATGCGAAATTCACGATCCTCAATGAAATGAATCATCTGTATGAGGATTCTAGGGTTACCTTAATTCTAGAAGCAACTGTCCAAACCGTTGAAACAAAGGGGGGCGTAGCAACTGGAGTAAGTTACCTCAAAGATGGCGTGGTATCTCAAGCAGGGGCAGAAATAGTTGTGTTAGGGGGTAATGCGATATTCAATCCGCATATTTTACACAGATCAAATATCAGACACCCACTTCTTGGGAAATATCTAGATGAACAAATAGCCTTAAAGGTATCAATTGATTTGCATGGTCTCAATAACTTCCAGGGAAGTACCAGCAATACCGGACATGGGTATATGCTGTATGACGGAGAGCATAGAAGGGAACACGCAGGTTGCTTAATAGAGACGTGGAATACACCCAATGATCTTCGTGTTGAGCAAGGGAAATGGCAACAAAGATTGATATTGCGGGTCATCTATGAAAATCTGCCCCGGCAACAAAACTATGTTAAATATGATCAAGATAATCCTGACTTACCAGAGACCGTTTACACTGGTCCTTCTGACTATGCCCTAAAAGGTATGGAAAAGTTGCCATCCATTCTGCCGGGATTATTAGGTCCGCTTCCAGTTGAAAATGTACTTATTAGCGATAGGCCACATTCAACGGAGGCGCACATACTAGGCACAACTGTAATGGGTCATGATCCCCAAACGAGTGTAATTGATAAGCATCTAATCCATCACCAAGTTAGGAACTTGTTGGTTTTGGGTAGCGGGGCCTTCCCAACTGTCGCTCCAGCTAATCCTACATTGACTATATCTGCACTATCGCTTTGGGCAGCTCATCATTTACTGAATTAA
- the bcp gene encoding thioredoxin-dependent thiol peroxidase, which yields MVSSRELQVGDPAPAFSLPDDTGNIVNSSELRGKKVVVYFYPKDDTPGCTTEACSFRDGIQELRKSGAVVFGVSADSVSSHRKFSDKFQLNFPLLSDESKAMIQAYGVWKEKSMYGRKYMGIERTTVVIDEDGTIRNIFPKVKVNGHFSEVLESLR from the coding sequence ATCGTTTCTTCGCGTGAGTTACAGGTTGGTGATCCTGCTCCAGCCTTCTCCCTTCCCGATGACACGGGAAACATTGTGAACTCATCTGAACTTCGAGGGAAAAAAGTGGTCGTGTATTTCTATCCGAAAGATGACACGCCCGGATGTACGACAGAAGCCTGTTCCTTTCGGGATGGTATTCAGGAATTGAGAAAGAGCGGGGCAGTCGTGTTCGGAGTGAGTGCCGATTCAGTCTCGTCCCACCGGAAGTTTTCCGATAAATTTCAACTTAATTTTCCCTTATTGAGTGATGAGTCCAAGGCCATGATCCAGGCCTATGGCGTGTGGAAGGAGAAATCAATGTATGGCCGAAAATATATGGGGATTGAACGAACAACGGTGGTGATTGATGAAGACGGGACCATTAGGAACATATTTCCTAAGGTCAAAGTGAACGGGCATTTTTCGGAAGTGCTTGAATCCCTTAGATAG
- a CDS encoding VOC family protein: MSSSTFHLSIPVKDIESTKEFYAQGLGCGVGRQSSVAITLNFHGHQIVAHVTKDLGPQQTSIYPRHFGLICQTEEEWNELRNRAHTNSLIFFREPSRRFSGTPLEHLTFFLEDPSHNLLEFKYYLNANAIFGEETFSQIGDAHEQNG, encoded by the coding sequence ATGTCTTCTTCTACCTTTCATCTCTCTATTCCGGTCAAGGATATTGAATCCACGAAAGAGTTTTACGCGCAAGGCTTAGGATGCGGCGTGGGCCGCCAGTCTTCCGTCGCCATCACATTGAATTTTCACGGACACCAAATTGTCGCCCATGTGACCAAGGACCTTGGCCCCCAACAAACGAGCATCTACCCCCGCCATTTCGGGTTAATCTGCCAGACAGAAGAGGAGTGGAATGAACTCCGGAATCGGGCCCACACGAATAGCCTCATATTTTTTCGTGAGCCCAGTCGACGTTTTTCTGGCACTCCTCTCGAACATTTAACGTTTTTTCTAGAGGATCCTTCGCATAATCTGCTTGAATTCAAATATTACCTTAATGCGAATGCCATCTTCGGGGAAGAGACGTTTTCTCAAATTGGCGACGCTCACGAGCAGAATGGGTAG
- a CDS encoding isoaspartyl peptidase/L-asparaginase family protein encodes MPRSTPIPIPRVLIHGGAGSRQPTPSQSMCLTEALIGGYECLKTGHSPLDAVESMICYLEKSGLFNAGRGSLRQLDGFQRMDASIMEGQSLSAGAVAGLEGYLHPICAARRIMADTDHVLIVGRHANRLARHFGLARLVHRKSSTPLMNKRNSRNTLNTKSQALYRQLGLYDTVGAVAMDRAGHLAAGASTGGVAVMLPGRVGDTPLIGAGVYADDTAGAISMTGLGESIIRAGMAKHMAILLGLGWTPLKAANYALKALVSRIQGEAGCLILDRTGRFAIRHTTPWMSAGYWNGRGKPVVKSRFP; translated from the coding sequence TTGCCTAGGTCAACACCTATTCCCATACCGAGGGTCCTGATCCATGGGGGTGCAGGTTCCCGACAACCGACCCCCAGTCAGTCCATGTGCCTCACAGAGGCACTCATAGGAGGATACGAATGCCTCAAAACAGGGCATTCACCCCTGGATGCTGTAGAAAGTATGATCTGCTATCTCGAAAAGTCCGGATTGTTTAATGCCGGGCGAGGATCGCTTCGACAACTCGACGGATTTCAACGGATGGACGCATCGATTATGGAAGGGCAATCCTTATCGGCTGGTGCTGTGGCCGGGTTGGAAGGATATCTCCATCCAATTTGCGCCGCGCGACGAATTATGGCCGATACCGATCATGTATTAATCGTAGGCCGGCATGCGAATCGATTGGCTCGGCATTTCGGTCTTGCCCGATTGGTCCATCGGAAGAGTTCGACTCCACTGATGAACAAACGAAATTCACGAAACACCCTGAATACTAAATCCCAAGCTCTTTACCGCCAGTTAGGATTGTATGACACCGTAGGTGCGGTCGCCATGGACCGTGCCGGCCATCTTGCCGCAGGGGCATCAACAGGGGGAGTGGCGGTCATGTTACCTGGCCGGGTTGGGGATACCCCCTTAATCGGTGCGGGAGTGTATGCCGATGATACCGCCGGGGCCATTTCCATGACCGGCTTAGGAGAATCCATCATACGTGCCGGTATGGCCAAACATATGGCCATCCTGCTCGGGCTCGGCTGGACGCCCTTAAAAGCTGCCAACTACGCACTCAAGGCGCTCGTCAGCCGAATACAGGGGGAGGCCGGATGCCTCATCCTCGACCGCACTGGCAGGTTTGCGATTCGACATACCACCCCATGGATGAGCGCCGGGTATTGGAACGGCCGCGGCAAACCTGTTGTAAAAAGCCGTTTTCCCTGA
- a CDS encoding GGDEF domain-containing protein, whose amino-acid sequence MTPELKKKLQSCPSLPSPTHVAVQIINLANEPETDLHSIIRILNCDPALASKILRIANSPLYPYCKKVESLHQAVLVLGLNATISLALSFSLMKSLQTSRGTGLDYGLYWKRALLAGTASRALGAACGLVEIEELYLSSLMQDLGMLALDQVFHDLYNPPNLDQTSHARIISHEYQCLGVNHAAVGSWLLTQWNFPDRLRLAVAGSDDPSRIPQGDELAKFVHCVSLSGKIAEIFLRDSQSAYIQEVRENAQTSLNLNPAELMEVLETTQGLLPETEKIFRTDLQPWTEPQAILEKAREALLLRSLQTLKEVQELQQNNAAMEAKFHNLEEIHRHDPLTGALARAYLDKYLKASFEHALVNQECLTLVFGDLDKFKSVNDTYGHQAGDGVLQSTAHLLQSKLRTTDSVGRYGGEEFVLILPKASSATAVMVCERILSAFRGTTHDIAGDKLIVTISLGIATHTPDHPYPTVTDLLHAADEAVYYSKTQGGNRYTSYDKIQTEQSV is encoded by the coding sequence ATGACACCCGAACTGAAAAAGAAACTACAATCCTGCCCTAGTCTTCCCAGCCCAACACACGTCGCCGTACAAATTATCAACTTAGCCAACGAACCTGAAACCGACCTCCACAGCATTATCAGAATTCTCAATTGTGACCCGGCGCTGGCCAGTAAAATTCTACGAATCGCCAATTCTCCCTTATACCCATACTGCAAAAAAGTTGAAAGCCTTCATCAAGCAGTCCTGGTCCTGGGTCTCAACGCGACTATTTCACTTGCCTTGTCCTTTTCATTAATGAAATCGCTGCAAACCAGTCGCGGAACTGGCTTGGATTATGGACTGTATTGGAAACGTGCGCTTTTGGCAGGAACAGCCAGCCGGGCTCTTGGAGCGGCCTGTGGGTTAGTTGAAATTGAAGAGTTATATCTTTCGAGTCTCATGCAAGATCTGGGAATGCTCGCCCTCGATCAGGTGTTCCATGACCTCTATAATCCCCCTAACCTGGATCAGACATCCCATGCCAGAATCATTTCCCATGAATACCAATGCCTGGGAGTCAATCATGCCGCCGTGGGGAGTTGGCTCCTGACGCAGTGGAATTTTCCCGATCGCCTCCGATTGGCCGTGGCCGGTAGCGATGACCCCTCTCGCATTCCCCAGGGAGATGAACTTGCAAAATTTGTCCATTGTGTGTCTCTGTCGGGGAAAATTGCGGAAATTTTTTTACGCGACTCTCAAAGCGCCTATATACAAGAGGTCAGAGAGAATGCCCAGACTTCGCTGAATCTCAATCCAGCAGAGCTCATGGAAGTATTGGAAACAACACAAGGGCTTCTTCCGGAAACAGAGAAAATATTCCGGACTGACTTACAACCATGGACCGAACCTCAAGCCATTCTGGAAAAAGCCCGGGAGGCACTTCTTCTCAGAAGCCTTCAGACTCTTAAGGAAGTTCAGGAGCTCCAACAAAATAATGCCGCCATGGAAGCCAAGTTCCACAATTTGGAAGAAATCCACCGTCATGATCCCCTCACCGGGGCATTGGCAAGAGCCTACTTGGACAAATACTTAAAAGCCTCTTTTGAGCATGCTCTCGTCAACCAAGAATGTCTGACCCTGGTTTTTGGGGACCTTGATAAATTTAAATCCGTCAATGATACCTATGGTCATCAGGCAGGGGATGGGGTTCTTCAATCTACCGCCCATCTCTTACAGTCGAAGCTTCGCACGACCGATTCGGTCGGACGCTACGGAGGAGAAGAGTTCGTGCTCATCCTGCCAAAAGCCTCCTCAGCCACCGCCGTCATGGTGTGCGAGAGAATCCTCTCCGCATTTCGGGGCACCACCCATGACATAGCCGGAGACAAACTCATCGTCACCATTTCTCTTGGCATCGCGACGCACACGCCGGATCACCCCTATCCCACGGTCACCGACTTGCTCCATGCCGCAGATGAAGCCGTCTATTATTCTAAAACCCAAGGTGGCAACAGGTACACCTCCTATGACAAAATACAAACTGAACAATCCGTTTGA
- the dtd gene encoding D-aminoacyl-tRNA deacylase, which translates to MIAVIQRVRQASVTVENQVIAHINRGLVILLGVAQGDTGQDVTFMVEKIPRLRIFPDTQGKMTDALQDINGELLLVSQFTLLANTEKGRRPSFELAAPPEEARMRYQETLEQFLALGLSVQAGKFGATMVVALDNDGPMTLILDSRVGKGVKKVKNLLHQADRHT; encoded by the coding sequence ATGATTGCCGTCATTCAACGCGTCAGACAGGCTTCAGTTACGGTTGAAAACCAAGTCATCGCCCACATCAACCGTGGGCTCGTCATTCTATTAGGGGTAGCCCAAGGCGATACCGGTCAAGACGTGACCTTCATGGTCGAGAAAATTCCTCGACTACGAATTTTTCCTGACACACAAGGGAAAATGACTGATGCGCTTCAAGACATCAATGGTGAACTCCTTCTAGTCTCTCAATTCACCTTACTGGCCAATACCGAAAAGGGACGACGTCCAAGCTTTGAATTGGCAGCACCTCCGGAAGAAGCACGCATGCGATACCAGGAAACACTCGAACAATTCCTGGCTCTTGGCTTATCGGTACAAGCAGGGAAATTTGGTGCGACGATGGTCGTGGCACTGGACAATGATGGTCCAATGACCCTCATCCTGGACAGCAGGGTAGGCAAAGGAGTAAAAAAGGTTAAGAACCTTTTACATCAGGCCGATAGACATACATAG
- the murJ gene encoding murein biosynthesis integral membrane protein MurJ: MSQSAQPPSVPSSPHGETSRISRAAGLIGVATFCSRILGFIRDVILANLFGANASADAFYIAYRIPNLLRELFAEGSMSSAFIPIFTEYHSTRSKQETWELASAAFTTLLTLVTFVTLMGIVAAPNLVWILAPGLHGQANQLATTTLLTQIMFPYLLFVSLAALAMGILNSLHSFAVPALAPVFFNLCVIFFAVAISPLFDQAILAVAIGIVVGGLAQFLMQLPSLHKQGFPLYWNFHPRHPGVKRMGLLLIPSLLGLAVTQINLTVSTILASYFQGGPTYLFYGMRLIQFPLGIFGVAMATAILPTLSGQAARGAIHELRETVNFGLRMVLFIILPSMVGLMMLRIPIIHVFFEHGAFSAIDTVGTASALFGFSIGLWAFASYRILATAFYSLQDTKTPAIVAVVSVILNIVLSIWLMQWLQHTGLALATALAAMGNTLILLTILGNRLQGLLWKTLGLSLVRTAIALVPLIAVSAWIAGFPLWQTTGQSLEKIAWLSLALAASTIGYFSVHHAFKSEELTHLKLMLRRKIRKPSTTT, encoded by the coding sequence ATGTCCCAATCAGCTCAACCTCCATCAGTCCCGTCTTCTCCTCACGGAGAGACCAGTCGGATTAGTCGTGCGGCCGGGCTGATCGGCGTAGCCACTTTCTGCAGTCGGATTCTCGGATTTATCCGAGATGTCATTCTCGCCAATTTGTTTGGCGCCAACGCTTCAGCAGACGCCTTTTACATCGCGTATCGAATTCCCAATTTGTTGCGAGAACTTTTTGCGGAAGGGTCCATGTCTTCCGCCTTTATCCCGATTTTCACCGAATATCATTCGACCCGCTCCAAGCAGGAAACCTGGGAGTTAGCCAGCGCAGCATTCACCACACTCCTGACGCTCGTGACCTTTGTCACCTTAATGGGCATCGTTGCCGCCCCAAATCTCGTCTGGATTCTGGCACCAGGCCTCCATGGTCAAGCGAATCAACTTGCCACAACCACGCTCCTCACGCAGATCATGTTCCCCTACTTACTGTTCGTAAGCCTAGCGGCCCTAGCCATGGGGATACTCAATTCCCTCCATTCATTCGCCGTTCCTGCCTTGGCTCCTGTCTTTTTCAATCTTTGTGTCATTTTTTTTGCAGTGGCCATTTCGCCGTTATTTGATCAGGCGATTCTGGCTGTAGCCATAGGCATTGTAGTGGGAGGGCTCGCTCAATTCCTGATGCAATTACCCAGTTTGCACAAACAGGGTTTCCCATTGTACTGGAATTTTCATCCGCGGCATCCCGGAGTGAAACGAATGGGGTTACTGCTCATTCCTTCCTTGCTGGGATTAGCTGTGACCCAAATCAATCTCACCGTCAGCACGATTTTAGCATCGTATTTTCAAGGAGGCCCCACGTATCTGTTTTATGGGATGCGCCTCATTCAATTCCCATTAGGGATATTTGGTGTGGCAATGGCCACAGCCATCTTGCCCACCCTATCCGGCCAAGCAGCCCGTGGGGCCATTCATGAACTTCGGGAAACGGTGAATTTTGGCTTACGCATGGTGCTATTTATCATCCTTCCATCAATGGTTGGGCTGATGATGTTGCGTATACCGATTATTCATGTATTTTTTGAGCATGGTGCCTTTTCGGCTATAGATACAGTTGGAACCGCTTCGGCACTTTTTGGGTTTTCAATTGGATTGTGGGCGTTCGCCAGCTATCGAATTCTGGCAACCGCGTTTTATTCCCTTCAAGATACGAAGACCCCGGCCATTGTGGCTGTGGTTTCGGTTATCCTCAATATTGTGCTGTCAATATGGCTTATGCAATGGCTCCAACACACCGGATTAGCCCTGGCCACCGCATTAGCTGCAATGGGAAACACACTCATTTTACTCACTATTCTAGGGAATCGGCTTCAGGGATTACTATGGAAGACACTCGGACTATCTCTGGTACGCACAGCCATAGCCCTTGTCCCTCTCATTGCCGTTTCCGCCTGGATTGCAGGATTTCCGCTATGGCAGACAACAGGACAGAGCCTAGAAAAAATTGCCTGGTTGAGTCTGGCACTTGCGGCAAGCACGATTGGATATTTTTCCGTTCACCACGCATTCAAGTCGGAGGAACTTACGCACCTGAAGCTCATGTTGCGACGAAAAATACGAAAACCATCTACCACAACATAA